A region from the Kineothrix sp. IPX-CK genome encodes:
- a CDS encoding RnfABCDGE type electron transport complex subunit D, giving the protein MSDLMKVSSNPHVRSKVTTSSIMLSVLIALLPAAGFGIYNFGMDALILIGVTVGSAVLTEYTYEKLMNKPVTIGDYSAVVTGLLLALNLPSSVPWWIGMIGGIFAILVVKVLFGGLGQNFMNPALAARCFLLISFTPIMNNFEVDAYSGATPLALIENGEAVNILDMIIGRTAGTIGETSMIAIIAGACLLILLGIIDLRVPGSYIISFVIFLCLFGSHGADPAYISAQLAGGGLMLGAFFMATDYVTRPITKKGQYIYGIILGVLTGIFRSFGPSAEGVSYAIIIGNLLVPLIEKMTFPKAFGTKGGKVHE; this is encoded by the coding sequence GTGAGTGATTTGATGAAGGTATCCTCCAATCCCCATGTTAGGTCCAAGGTAACAACGAGCAGTATTATGCTCTCCGTATTAATTGCGCTGCTACCTGCCGCGGGCTTCGGTATCTATAATTTTGGAATGGACGCGCTGATTTTGATAGGTGTGACGGTGGGGTCTGCTGTTCTTACGGAATATACATACGAAAAACTGATGAATAAACCAGTGACAATAGGTGACTATTCCGCTGTGGTTACCGGACTTTTACTGGCACTTAACCTGCCTTCTTCCGTTCCTTGGTGGATTGGCATGATTGGTGGGATATTCGCTATTTTGGTGGTAAAGGTGCTGTTTGGGGGTCTGGGGCAAAACTTCATGAACCCTGCGTTGGCGGCGAGATGTTTTTTACTCATATCCTTTACTCCCATCATGAACAACTTCGAGGTGGATGCTTATAGCGGAGCTACTCCGCTTGCCCTGATAGAAAATGGAGAAGCCGTGAACATTCTGGATATGATTATCGGTAGGACAGCAGGAACCATTGGAGAAACCTCTATGATAGCTATTATAGCCGGCGCCTGTCTTTTAATTCTGCTGGGAATTATTGATTTAAGGGTGCCCGGCAGCTATATCATAAGCTTCGTGATATTTCTATGTTTATTTGGCAGCCATGGAGCAGATCCGGCATATATCAGCGCACAGCTTGCAGGAGGAGGCTTAATGCTGGGTGCATTTTTCATGGCGACGGACTATGTGACCCGTCCGATTACCAAGAAAGGACAGTATATTTACGGAATTATTCTGGGCGTTCTTACGGGCATCTTCCGTTCGTTCGGACCGTCGGCGGAGGGTGTTTCCTATGCGATTATTATAGGTAATCTCCTCGTTCCGCTTATTGAAAAAATGACCTTTCCTAAGGCGTTCGGTACAAAAGGAGGGAAAGTGCATGAATGA
- the rsxC gene encoding electron transport complex subunit RsxC, producing the protein MAKLTFSGGIHPYDGKDMSKDKPMKAILPKGDLVYPLSQHIGAPAVAIVEKGDRVLAGQKIAEASGYVSAPVYATVSGTVKVIEPRRVVTGDSVMSIIVENDEKYEEIEYSTVDSYKELTKEEIVERIKEAGVVGMGGAGFPTFIKLSPGEPEKIDYIIANCAECEPYLTSDYRRMIEEPEKIVEGLKIILSLFDNARAILAVEDNKTDCIDILKKLTKNENRISVKALKTKYPQGAERQIIYATTGRSINSKMLPADAGCIVDNVDTIVAVYHAVMWGMPLMHRIVTVTGDAVSDPRNFLVRIGTSYRELVDEAGGFKKLPAKIISGGPMMGFSIFNLDVPTTKTASALLCMTQDEVSQMEPSACINCGKCVEVCPGRIVPKMLSDYAEHYSEDAFLKHQGMECCECGCCSYVCPARRPLTQTIKSMRKIQLAKKSGKANEKKKKQEVG; encoded by the coding sequence ATGGCGAAATTAACATTTTCGGGTGGTATACATCCCTACGACGGTAAAGACATGTCCAAGGATAAACCGATGAAAGCGATATTGCCTAAGGGGGATTTGGTATATCCCTTATCCCAGCATATCGGAGCGCCGGCGGTGGCTATCGTGGAAAAAGGTGATAGAGTGCTTGCGGGGCAGAAAATCGCGGAGGCGTCCGGCTACGTGTCTGCTCCCGTTTATGCGACAGTTTCGGGTACAGTCAAAGTGATTGAGCCTAGACGGGTAGTGACCGGGGACAGCGTAATGAGCATCATAGTAGAAAATGATGAAAAATATGAAGAGATAGAATATTCTACAGTCGATTCCTACAAGGAATTGACGAAAGAAGAAATCGTTGAGCGGATAAAAGAAGCAGGAGTGGTCGGCATGGGAGGGGCGGGCTTTCCCACCTTCATAAAGCTTTCGCCGGGGGAGCCGGAGAAGATAGATTATATCATTGCCAATTGTGCTGAATGTGAGCCGTATCTTACCTCCGATTACCGGAGGATGATAGAGGAACCGGAAAAAATCGTAGAGGGGCTTAAAATCATATTGAGTCTGTTCGATAATGCACGGGCTATTCTGGCAGTGGAGGACAATAAAACGGACTGTATCGATATATTAAAGAAACTGACCAAAAACGAAAATCGTATCAGTGTAAAGGCTTTAAAAACAAAATATCCACAGGGTGCAGAACGTCAGATCATTTATGCGACTACCGGAAGGAGCATTAATTCCAAGATGCTTCCAGCGGATGCAGGCTGTATCGTAGACAACGTGGATACTATTGTTGCGGTTTACCATGCAGTCATGTGGGGAATGCCTCTGATGCATAGGATAGTAACGGTAACAGGAGATGCTGTTTCAGATCCGCGCAATTTCCTTGTGCGGATAGGGACGAGCTATAGGGAGCTGGTTGATGAGGCAGGAGGTTTTAAGAAGCTGCCGGCAAAGATCATCTCTGGCGGACCTATGATGGGATTTAGCATTTTTAATTTGGATGTACCTACTACCAAAACGGCCTCAGCTCTGCTCTGTATGACGCAGGACGAGGTTTCCCAGATGGAGCCAAGTGCGTGTATCAATTGCGGAAAATGTGTGGAGGTATGTCCCGGCAGGATTGTGCCCAAAATGTTGTCGGATTACGCGGAGCATTACAGCGAGGACGCATTTCTAAAGCATCAGGGAATGGAATGCTGCGAATGCGGCTGTTGCAGTTATGTATGCCCGGCCAGAAGGCCGCTTACTCAGACGATAAAGTCTATGCGTAAGATACAGCTTGCTAAGAAATCAGGAAAAGCAAATGAGAAAAAGAAAAAGCAGGAGGTAGGATAA
- a CDS encoding ribonuclease H-like domain-containing protein, producing MRILRQTIHFDTFNYPLEKIAPLEKILFIDIETTGFTVKSSSLYLIGAAYYEAGSWYVKQWFANTYEEEADILSAFFQHAGRYTHLIHFNGNNFDLPYLLQKCKQHHLPYHFNHFDGIDIYRRVSPYKGILKLPNCKLKTLEQYLGVGREDTFDGGELISVYHNYVKNPTDYALQALTLHNADDMKGMLRILPILSYYDLFHSPITPKKVQANYYRDINGKQHQEILMKLTLPSPLPDALSGTSKGCYFKGEGLEGTLRIPLYEEEMKYYYSNYKNYYYLPEEDTAIHKSVASFVDKNHRVQATAATCYTRKLSSYLPQWDIIFEPFFKRDYKDKETFFELTEEMKKERPLFEKYASHILNMIAQSY from the coding sequence ATGAGAATTTTACGTCAAACTATTCACTTCGATACTTTTAATTATCCTCTCGAAAAAATCGCTCCCCTTGAAAAAATACTTTTCATCGATATAGAAACCACCGGCTTCACGGTCAAAAGTTCTTCACTTTACCTCATAGGCGCCGCCTATTACGAAGCGGGAAGCTGGTATGTAAAACAGTGGTTCGCTAATACCTACGAAGAGGAAGCGGATATTCTGTCCGCCTTTTTTCAACATGCCGGGAGGTATACCCATCTGATCCATTTTAACGGGAATAATTTTGACCTCCCTTATCTGCTGCAAAAATGCAAGCAGCACCATTTGCCTTATCATTTTAATCATTTCGATGGTATCGATATTTATAGAAGAGTTTCTCCTTATAAGGGGATTTTAAAGCTGCCCAACTGCAAATTGAAGACGCTGGAGCAATACCTTGGCGTCGGCAGAGAAGACACCTTCGACGGAGGAGAGCTGATAAGCGTGTACCATAACTATGTAAAGAATCCTACCGACTATGCCTTGCAGGCCCTTACGCTTCACAACGCCGATGACATGAAGGGCATGCTCCGCATTCTCCCGATTCTTTCCTATTACGACCTCTTTCATTCGCCCATAACGCCGAAAAAGGTACAGGCGAATTATTACCGGGATATAAACGGCAAGCAACATCAGGAAATCCTTATGAAGCTGACTCTGCCGTCTCCTCTTCCAGACGCTCTTTCCGGCACCTCTAAAGGCTGCTATTTCAAGGGGGAAGGCTTGGAGGGCACCCTTCGCATACCTCTCTATGAAGAGGAGATGAAATATTACTATTCCAATTATAAGAATTATTACTACCTTCCAGAAGAGGATACCGCTATCCATAAATCCGTGGCTTCCTTCGTGGACAAAAATCACCGCGTGCAAGCCACCGCAGCAACTTGCTATACCCGCAAGCTTTCCTCTTATCTTCCCCAGTGGGATATTATATTTGAACCATTCTTCAAGAGAGATTATAAGGACAAAGAAACCTTTTTCGAGCTGACCGAGGAAATGAAAAAGGAGCGTCCGCTGTTTGAGAAATATGCTTCCCACATACTTAATATGATTGCGCAGTCTTACTAA
- a CDS encoding protein-glutamate O-methyltransferase CheR, which produces MAYDYEWFKTAVYNLTKIDLSSYKEKQMKRRIDTLIAKNNVVGYDKYIAYIKENHVKFEEFVNYLTINVSEFYRNPDQWQVLEKEIIPELITKFGRNLKIWSAACSTGDEPYSLVMALSRHIPLEQIKVYATDLDKQVIAKAKMGLYSDKSISNVPEDLKKKYFTKVGLSYQISEDIKKRVEFGEHNLLKDSYREGWHMIICRNVLIYFTEEAKDEVFVKFQRALASKGILFIGSTEQIINYKDMGYGRRNSFFYEKP; this is translated from the coding sequence ATGGCTTATGACTATGAATGGTTCAAGACTGCAGTTTATAATTTAACTAAAATTGATTTGAGCTCTTATAAAGAAAAGCAGATGAAACGCCGTATCGATACGCTGATAGCCAAAAATAATGTGGTCGGATATGATAAGTATATCGCATATATCAAGGAGAATCATGTCAAGTTCGAAGAATTTGTCAACTATCTTACGATTAATGTATCGGAATTCTATCGCAATCCCGATCAATGGCAGGTCTTGGAGAAGGAGATTATTCCTGAGTTGATAACTAAGTTCGGCAGGAACCTGAAGATATGGAGCGCAGCGTGTTCTACCGGAGATGAACCCTATTCTCTCGTAATGGCTCTTTCCAGACATATTCCGTTAGAGCAGATAAAAGTGTATGCGACGGACTTGGACAAGCAGGTTATCGCTAAGGCAAAGATGGGCTTGTATTCGGACAAGAGTATATCCAATGTGCCGGAGGACCTGAAGAAGAAATATTTTACGAAGGTTGGTTTATCCTATCAAATATCGGAGGATATCAAGAAACGAGTGGAATTCGGTGAGCACAATTTGCTGAAGGACTCGTATCGCGAAGGATGGCATATGATTATTTGCCGCAATGTTCTCATATATTTTACGGAGGAAGCGAAGGACGAGGTATTCGTGAAGTTTCAACGGGCGTTGGCGAGTAAGGGGATTTTGTTTATTGGCAGTACAGAGCAGATTATCAATTATAAGGATATGGGATACGGCAGAAGGAATTCTTTCTTTTACGAAAAACCATAA
- the rpsA gene encoding 30S ribosomal protein S1 → MSELTFEQMLEESFKTIHSGEVVEGTVIDVKPEEIILNIGYKSDGILTRYEYTNEPNVDLTTIAKQGDKMEVKILKVNDGEGQVLLTYKRLAADRGNKRIEEAFNNKEVLTAKVAQVLDGGLSVVVEEVRIFIPASLVSDVYEKDLSKYAGQEIQFVISEYNPKRRRYIGDRKQLIAAEKAELQKKLFETIKEGDVVEGTVKNVTDFGAFIDLGGADGLLHISEMSWGRVENPKKVFKVGDVVKVLIKEISGNKIALSLKFDDANPWKAAAQKYAVGNVVTGKVARMTDFGAFIELEPGVDALLHVSQISKDHIEKPSDVLKVGEEVTAKVVDFNDEEKKISLSVKAMFAPEPKEEEKESDEDVVSVDIEAVIAGEQGETSEE, encoded by the coding sequence ATGTCAGAATTAACTTTTGAACAAATGTTAGAGGAATCATTTAAGACAATACATTCAGGAGAGGTAGTAGAGGGTACGGTCATCGATGTAAAGCCTGAAGAGATTATTCTCAATATCGGTTATAAATCAGATGGTATTTTAACGAGATATGAGTACACCAACGAACCAAACGTGGATTTGACAACAATCGCTAAGCAGGGCGATAAGATGGAAGTGAAGATACTAAAAGTAAATGACGGAGAGGGACAAGTTCTTTTAACCTATAAGAGACTTGCTGCTGACAGAGGCAATAAGAGAATCGAGGAAGCGTTTAATAACAAGGAGGTGCTCACCGCAAAGGTTGCCCAGGTTTTGGACGGTGGTTTGAGCGTAGTAGTGGAAGAAGTAAGAATCTTTATTCCGGCAAGCCTTGTATCGGATGTCTATGAAAAAGATTTGTCCAAATATGCAGGTCAGGAAATTCAGTTTGTTATCAGCGAATATAATCCTAAGAGAAGAAGATATATCGGTGACCGCAAGCAGTTAATCGCTGCTGAAAAAGCGGAGTTGCAGAAGAAGCTTTTCGAGACGATCAAAGAAGGCGACGTAGTGGAAGGCACGGTAAAGAATGTGACCGATTTCGGTGCATTTATCGATTTGGGCGGCGCAGACGGACTCCTCCATATTTCCGAGATGTCATGGGGCAGAGTGGAGAATCCGAAGAAGGTATTCAAAGTTGGTGATGTTGTAAAGGTATTGATCAAAGAAATTTCTGGAAATAAAATTGCATTGAGCCTTAAATTTGACGATGCAAATCCTTGGAAGGCAGCTGCACAGAAGTATGCGGTAGGCAACGTAGTAACCGGAAAAGTAGCCAGAATGACTGATTTTGGTGCGTTTATCGAATTAGAGCCCGGTGTGGATGCACTGCTTCACGTATCTCAGATTTCCAAGGATCATATCGAAAAGCCCTCCGATGTGCTTAAGGTAGGCGAAGAGGTGACGGCTAAGGTGGTCGACTTCAACGATGAGGAGAAGAAAATCAGCCTGAGCGTTAAAGCGATGTTTGCACCTGAACCGAAGGAAGAAGAGAAAGAGTCCGATGAGGATGTGGTATCTGTGGATATCGAGGCGGTGATTGCCGGCGAACAGGGAGAGACTTCCGAGGAATAA
- the ispH gene encoding 4-hydroxy-3-methylbut-2-enyl diphosphate reductase has product MEVIMAKSAGFCFGVKRAVESVYEQIETGKKIYTFGPIIHNEEVVKDLEEKGVQVIENMDELGRITEGTVIIRSHGVSKEVYELIDKQGLECVDATCPFVKRIHRIVEKESGEGKKIIIIGNPGHPEVEGIRGWAVTETIVMESEKEVEDFLNDKNNGVLKNEELCIVSQTTFNYNKFKDLVEIFSKRGYNVSVVNTICNATEERQTEAKQIASQVQTMIVIGGTHSSNTRKLYEICKKECENTHFIQTLDDLHLELLKAASPVGITAGASTPNNIIEEVQNYVRINF; this is encoded by the coding sequence ATGGAAGTGATTATGGCTAAAAGCGCCGGCTTCTGCTTCGGAGTGAAGCGGGCGGTGGAAAGCGTTTATGAGCAAATAGAAACGGGCAAGAAGATATATACTTTCGGGCCTATCATTCATAATGAAGAGGTCGTAAAAGACCTGGAGGAAAAAGGCGTTCAGGTAATTGAAAATATGGACGAGCTTGGAAGGATAACGGAAGGAACTGTTATCATACGCTCTCACGGAGTTTCCAAGGAGGTCTATGAGCTCATCGATAAGCAAGGTCTGGAGTGTGTGGATGCCACCTGTCCTTTTGTAAAGCGGATACATAGAATCGTGGAGAAGGAAAGCGGCGAAGGAAAGAAAATCATCATCATAGGAAATCCCGGACATCCCGAAGTAGAGGGAATCAGAGGCTGGGCGGTTACAGAAACTATCGTCATGGAGTCTGAGAAAGAGGTGGAGGATTTCCTGAACGATAAAAATAATGGTGTATTGAAAAACGAAGAATTATGTATTGTTTCTCAAACGACATTTAACTACAACAAATTTAAAGATTTAGTTGAAATTTTCTCAAAAAGAGGTTACAATGTTAGTGTTGTTAACACCATATGTAATGCAACAGAAGAACGGCAGACTGAGGCAAAACAGATTGCATCTCAGGTTCAAACCATGATTGTAATAGGGGGGACTCACAGCTCTAATACAAGAAAACTGTATGAAATATGCAAAAAAGAATGTGAGAACACTCATTTTATACAGACACTGGATGACTTGCATTTAGAACTACTTAAAGCTGCTTCACCGGTCGGTATTACTGCCGGGGCATCGACCCCAAATAATATAATTGAGGAGGTTCAAAATTATGTCAGAATTAACTTTTGA
- the cmk gene encoding (d)CMP kinase — protein sequence MGYSIAIDGPAGAGKSTIAKMVAKRKGFIYIDTGAMYRAMALYLLRRGIGEGEQEKISEKCKEADITIRHENGEQVILLNGENVSPLIRTEEVGNMASASSVNKDVREKLVELQRRLADSADVVMDGRDIGTIVLPGADVKVYLTADSSVRAKRRFDELTAKGEHCDLAKIERDIVERDKRDMSREISPLRQAEDAVLVDSSSMTTEEVAKAILELCEPFSLHGKEFVTLQ from the coding sequence ATGGGCTACAGCATAGCGATAGATGGTCCTGCAGGAGCGGGGAAAAGTACGATAGCGAAGATGGTGGCTAAAAGGAAAGGCTTTATTTATATCGATACGGGTGCGATGTATCGGGCTATGGCGCTTTATCTTCTGAGGAGAGGAATCGGAGAAGGAGAACAGGAGAAGATAAGCGAAAAATGTAAGGAAGCGGATATTACCATCCGGCATGAAAACGGAGAGCAGGTCATCCTTTTAAACGGGGAAAACGTAAGCCCTCTGATTCGCACGGAGGAAGTGGGAAATATGGCTTCTGCAAGCAGCGTCAATAAAGACGTGAGGGAAAAGCTGGTGGAGCTCCAGCGCAGACTCGCGGATAGTGCGGATGTGGTAATGGACGGAAGGGATATCGGTACTATCGTCCTGCCGGGAGCCGATGTAAAGGTGTATCTGACGGCGGATAGTTCGGTTCGAGCCAAGAGGCGCTTCGACGAGCTGACAGCAAAGGGAGAGCACTGCGATTTGGCAAAGATAGAAAGGGATATTGTGGAGAGGGATAAACGGGATATGAGCAGGGAGATTTCCCCCCTGCGCCAGGCCGAGGATGCGGTGCTTGTGGATTCTTCTTCTATGACGACAGAAGAAGTGGCGAAAGCTATTTTAGAGCTGTGTGAACCTTTTTCACTTCATGGGAAAGAATTTGTTACGTTGCAGTAG
- a CDS encoding NAD(P)/FAD-dependent oxidoreductase: MSRIIVIGGGAAGMMAAVAAAENGGQVLLFEKNEKLGKKVYITGKGRCNLTNACDMESLFGNVVTNGKFLYSAFYGFDNQAVIRFFEEAGCKTKIERGERVFPVSDHSSDVIAALHRQMKGLGVDIRLNTSVKTLVTEEDRVIGVVTQDGGTELAEAVIVAAGGLSYPVTGSTGDGYRMAEEKGHSTKPCYPSLVPLIVKEDWCKELQGLSLKNVTVALCQNGKKVFYEGFGEMLFTHFGVSGPLILSASSYYTGRKSKENVSLYLDLKPALSEEQLDKRVLRDFEENKNKQFKNSLGSLFPAKLIPVIIRLSGIDGEKKIHEVTKEERFRFVHLIKHIEMTITGTREFQEAIITKGGISVKEVNPSTMESKLVKGLYFAGEVLDVDALTGGFNLQIAWSTGYLAGSSAAKI; this comes from the coding sequence ATGAGCAGGATAATCGTAATCGGGGGAGGAGCCGCCGGGATGATGGCGGCCGTCGCCGCTGCGGAAAACGGAGGGCAGGTACTTCTTTTTGAAAAAAATGAGAAGCTCGGAAAAAAAGTATATATAACGGGAAAGGGCAGATGTAACCTGACCAATGCCTGTGACATGGAAAGTTTATTCGGTAACGTGGTGACTAACGGGAAATTCTTATACAGTGCTTTTTATGGTTTCGACAATCAGGCCGTCATCCGCTTTTTCGAGGAGGCGGGGTGTAAGACGAAGATAGAGAGGGGCGAGAGGGTATTTCCTGTCTCCGACCATTCTTCGGATGTGATTGCTGCATTGCACAGACAGATGAAGGGATTAGGTGTGGATATAAGGCTGAATACCTCTGTAAAGACGTTAGTGACCGAGGAAGACAGGGTAATCGGAGTGGTAACGCAGGACGGCGGGACGGAACTTGCGGAGGCGGTTATTGTAGCGGCGGGAGGGCTGTCTTATCCGGTCACGGGTTCCACAGGAGACGGCTACCGGATGGCTGAGGAAAAAGGACATTCCACAAAACCCTGTTATCCTTCCTTGGTGCCGCTTATAGTAAAGGAGGATTGGTGCAAAGAGCTTCAGGGACTTTCGTTAAAGAATGTAACTGTAGCCTTATGCCAGAATGGGAAAAAGGTATTCTATGAGGGCTTCGGAGAAATGCTCTTTACTCATTTCGGAGTGAGCGGACCGCTGATTCTTAGTGCCAGCAGTTATTATACGGGGAGAAAGAGCAAAGAAAACGTTTCTTTATATCTGGATTTAAAGCCGGCGCTTAGCGAAGAGCAGTTGGATAAGCGGGTGCTTAGAGACTTTGAGGAGAATAAGAATAAGCAATTTAAGAATTCCCTCGGCTCATTATTTCCGGCGAAGTTGATTCCGGTTATCATACGCTTATCGGGAATCGACGGAGAAAAGAAGATTCATGAAGTAACGAAGGAAGAAAGATTTCGTTTCGTTCATTTAATAAAACATATAGAAATGACTATAACGGGAACAAGGGAGTTCCAGGAGGCGATTATCACAAAGGGAGGAATCTCGGTGAAAGAAGTAAACCCCTCTACGATGGAATCCAAGCTGGTAAAGGGGCTGTATTTTGCCGGAGAGGTTCTGGATGTGGACGCACTGACGGGTGGATTCAATTTACAGATTGCTTGGTCTACGGGGTATCTGGCAGGGAGCAGTGCGGCAAAGATCTGA
- a CDS encoding MurR/RpiR family transcriptional regulator, which produces MEKQIGGKNDSSMSIISRIEEGYGKMSKSHKAIAAFITDHYEQAVFMTAAKLGETVGVSESTVVRFASGIGYDGYPEFQKELEDWVKDKLNTVQKIGAKYGKSTQSEILTSVLHADIEKIQDTIEHLDGTFFEMAVDTILEAETIYVLGMRSCEPLASFLHFYLNMIRGNVVLLSSTSISEIFEQMIRIGERDAIVGISFPRYSMRTLKAMEFANDRNAKVIAITDSVHSPMNLYSSCNLFARSDMVSIVDSLVAPLSVINALVVALCLKRPKDVKNNLEQLEQAWNNYQVYLNDEINFIDEEPMLNNPLMKE; this is translated from the coding sequence ATGGAGAAGCAAATAGGCGGCAAAAATGATAGTAGCATGAGCATCATATCGAGAATAGAGGAAGGTTATGGAAAGATGAGCAAGAGCCATAAGGCTATTGCGGCTTTTATTACAGACCATTATGAGCAGGCGGTATTTATGACTGCGGCTAAGCTTGGAGAGACGGTAGGTGTCAGCGAATCTACCGTAGTACGGTTCGCTTCGGGCATCGGCTACGACGGATACCCGGAATTCCAGAAGGAGCTAGAAGACTGGGTTAAGGACAAGCTGAATACTGTACAGAAAATTGGAGCGAAATATGGGAAGAGCACTCAGTCGGAGATACTGACTTCCGTGCTGCACGCTGACATAGAAAAAATTCAAGATACCATAGAGCATTTGGACGGCACTTTTTTTGAAATGGCGGTAGATACCATTTTAGAGGCCGAAACGATATATGTTCTTGGAATGAGAAGCTGTGAGCCATTGGCCAGCTTTCTTCATTTTTATTTGAATATGATAAGGGGAAACGTAGTCCTTCTAAGCAGTACCAGCATCAGCGAGATTTTTGAGCAGATGATCCGGATTGGCGAGAGGGATGCGATTGTGGGAATCAGCTTTCCCAGATATTCCATGAGGACTTTGAAGGCGATGGAATTCGCTAACGACAGAAATGCTAAGGTAATCGCCATTACCGACAGCGTGCATTCCCCTATGAACTTATATTCTTCCTGTAATCTGTTCGCCAGAAGCGACATGGTTTCCATCGTGGATTCTCTGGTAGCACCCTTAAGCGTTATTAATGCGCTGGTGGTAGCTCTCTGTCTGAAACGTCCGAAAGATGTGAAGAACAATTTGGAGCAGTTGGAGCAGGCGTGGAATAATTATCAGGTATATCTGAATGATGAGATCAATTTTATTGATGAGGAGCCTATGTTAAATAATCCTCTTATGAAGGAATAA
- a CDS encoding helix-turn-helix domain-containing protein, whose amino-acid sequence MARKETIIQSDILQAAFEMVKEEGYENVTARKLAARAGCSTQPIFRIYRNMEELMEELFVMAVDYFETYYESFPKYNDIPFVDLGLTYIRFAEENKNIFRLLFLSEQRHGRSLYDLLNGKKGAVVREINYAKEYGCMSSEEMFTKMWIFIHGAACMALTGDYDLPESETVNLLEDSFRSFLK is encoded by the coding sequence ATGGCAAGAAAAGAGACGATTATACAAAGCGATATTTTGCAGGCAGCATTTGAAATGGTCAAAGAAGAAGGCTATGAGAACGTGACTGCGAGGAAACTGGCGGCGAGGGCAGGATGCTCCACACAGCCGATTTTTCGCATTTACCGCAATATGGAAGAGCTTATGGAAGAGCTTTTTGTCATGGCGGTGGATTATTTCGAGACCTACTACGAAAGCTTTCCGAAATATAATGATATTCCTTTTGTGGATTTGGGACTTACCTATATACGTTTTGCTGAAGAGAATAAGAATATTTTCCGCCTGCTCTTTTTGTCTGAACAAAGGCATGGAAGAAGCCTTTATGATTTATTGAACGGGAAAAAGGGTGCGGTAGTGAGAGAAATCAATTATGCTAAAGAATACGGCTGTATGTCCTCAGAGGAAATGTTCACCAAGATGTGGATATTTATTCATGGGGCGGCTTGTATGGCATTGACAGGGGATTATGATTTGCCGGAAAGCGAGACTGTGAATCTGCTGGAGGATTCTTTCCGGTCCTTTTTGAAATAA